One stretch of Leishmania panamensis strain MHOM/PA/94/PSC-1 chromosome 29 sequence DNA includes these proteins:
- a CDS encoding hypothetical protein (TriTrypDB/GeneDB-style sysID: LpmP.29.2080), with protein sequence MTSVDVLQLLQLAYHGSKDERTQATSELEAAMQSPETGPNCLLALLRAGLEPSLPKEQSLSALLFAKNAMLHLIGDDIVTHTPGFLAEMESLLFAGMFRVPDGHRRILRACIMNVTSGFEWNYLGELMPLIDRDLSAVSVDEALGSLEFLYTYTKRFKTPGLVPTPLKLEVCTVLVRKLPDYVGYNDMRVCRFVFKLTECILETGLQLTSSKEMSGDALDGLFQLMLAFPQQHYNAALAAGGTMYAEYVKCLKRIAMASYSIVNDATRRKKPAPVAKHFLQAHSSAFLSTWLQWLQLCVSSTDRHTHHKSEMFALRYVKLCTLDETLYTQHLRPHAMELIEHVLFPYLCFHEEDEEVFADQDDLADYVKYMMEEGFGNAELSTRQAASNTILALFGNKKKFHDPAPLLQALLGVLATGFESADVTTATGSARLFGYLHLLSILRKFLKEVPAIWQGQMTQVLVRYVAPCLQPSIPSVGVRCKAIVVCQRYSKVVMPSETDFASFMQMMCGLIQDTDMRVRLTGIDAMCTLLEMKRARPYLTPILVPLVEECLVFLSKVQTTFVPLVILHLATHFAPELTPVMSKLAHTLVQHFLATMHDMEQQEIDGGVALGDDAVDVSMYEQAAFSADALLDAVLTVVTSCGENEATFVSVRVDALRLVRHVLQQPDNFDMIEKTLSVLLHVLYFSKPIPPECWELLPLVYALVDSGVGVDFFNSIEEVLDNFVSGAPVEFLGDTALMSATYKTCEKMLVGGVVCVAECQMAPAQLIEAMLHTAKANTEHPRLFDPYLPQFVGLLLQSLLHPDIQGGDVRVRIWVIAALMDFFYYDAAATFEVIVQVNAYPSFFDGLLFFFRGCINDGTAAAAAAGAGKAGRRKQKVKKEDAAEVVENLSLLTRKVAILGLSSLLVYATDPHLATSPPPQRSDFASRYLDPLTRVVQYCIFTNEETYAPRCTLSEANLEKIKLGVEDDIEDYEVNDEAVLGVDGGDDTVGSYEDASDDTDADLPVAQSDLELDEGDDYESPIDDINEVDFFLNWVHMLPQLSPAAQAAAHAVLRPESDYLRASHTAGRYRHLCKELEAALKKDFQMRAELTA encoded by the coding sequence ATGACCTCCGTAGACgtgcttcagctgctccagctcgcCTACCACGGTAGCAAAGATGAGCGGACGCAAGCAACATCGGAATTGGAGGCGGCAATGCAGTCTCCAGAGACGGGGCCCAACTGCcttctcgcgctgctgcgcgccggTCTTGAGCCCTCATTGCCGAAGGAGCAGAGTCTTTCCGCGCTGCTGTTTGCCAAGAACGCCATGCTTCACCTCATAGGAGACGACATCgtgacacacacgcccgGCTTTTTGGCAGAGATGGAGTCACTTCTTTTTGCTGGCATGTTCCGTGTGCCGGATGGGCACCGTCGCATACTACGTGCGTGCATCATGAACGTGACGAGCGGATTCGAGTGGAACTACCTCGGAGAGCTGATGCCGCTGATTGACCGTGACCTGAGCGCTGTCAGTGTTGATGAGGCCCTTGGGTCGCTGGAGTTCCTCTACACGTATACAAAGCGCTTCAAGACGCCCGGCCTCGTGCCTACGCCACTGAAGCTGGAGGTATGCACGGTGCTGGTGCGTAAGCTTCCCGACTATGTTGGCTACAACgacatgcgtgtgtgccgttTTGTCTTTAAGCTGACCGAGTGCATTCTGGAGACTGGGCTGCAGCTGACAAGCTCAAAAGAAATGAGCGGCGACGCGCTGGATGGCCTCTTCCAGCTCATGCTGGCCTTtcctcagcagcactacaatgccgcgctggcggcagGCGGCACAATGTACGCAGAGTACGTCAAGTGCCTCAAGCGCATTGCCATGGCGTCTTACTCCATCGTAAACGATGCGACACGACGCAAGAAGCCTGCGCCAGTGGCGAAGCATTTCTTACAGGCCCACAGTAgtgcctttctctctacGTGGCTACAGTGGCTGCAGCTATGTGTGTCGTCGACAGACCGGCATACGCATCACAAGTCGGAGATGTTTGCGCTCCGCTACGTGAAGCTGTGCACCTTGGATGAGACCCTCTacacgcagcacctgcgtcCGCACGCGATGGAGCTGATCGAACATGTGCTCTTTCCATATTTGTGCTTCCACGAAGAGGACGAAGAAGTCTTCGCCGATCAAGACGACTTAGCCGACTACGTCAAGTATATGATGGAGGAGGGTTTTGGCAACGCCGAGCTGTCGACGCGCCAGGCTGCATCCAACACGATTTTGGCGCTTTTTGGTAACAAGAAGAAGTTCCACGACCCCGCTCCGCTGCTACAGGCGCTGCTCGGCGTTCTAGCGACCGGCTTCGAGTCTGCTGACGTCACGACAGCGACCGGCAGCGCGCGCCTGTTTGGCTACCTGCATCTCCTCTCCATCCTGCGCAAGTTTCTCAAGGAGGTGCCAGCGATTTGGCAGGGGCAGATGACGCAGGTACTCGTACGCTACGTCGCCCCGTGCCTGCAGCCTTCGATTCCGTCTGTTGGCGTTCGCTGCAAGGCCATCGTGGTATGTCAGCGCTACAGCAAGGTAGTCATGCCATCCGAGACGGACTTCGCCTCTTTTATGCAGATGATGTGCGGCCTGATTCAAGATACCGACATGCGAGTGCGGTTGACGGGCATTGATGCCATGTGCACGTTGCTGGAGATGAAGCGCGCGCGGCCGTACCTGACGCCGATCCTCGTCCCCCTCGTTGAGGAGTGTCTCGTGTTTCTCAGCAAGGTGCAGACCACATTTGTGCCGCTGGTAATCCTGCACCTCGCGACGCACTTTGCTCCGGAGCTGACGCCGGTAATGAGTAAGCTGGCCCATACCCTCGTCCAGCATTTTTTGGCAACCATGCATGACATGGAGCAGCAGGAAATAGACGGTGGCGTCGCTCTGGGCGACGACGCGGTGGATGTGAGCATGTACGAGCAGGCCGCCTTCAGCgcggatgcgctgctggacgCGGTTCTCACCGTTGTCACTAGCTGTGGAGAGAACGAGGCAACGTTCGTGAGCGTGCGTGTGGACGCACTGCGTCTTGTCAGGCATGTACTGCAGCAACCAGATAACTTCGATATGATCGAGAAGACGCTTTCGGTCTTGCTGCACGTGCTCTACTTCTCCAAGCCAATCCCACCGGAGTGCTGGGAGCTGTTGCCTCTCGTCTATGCGCTGGTAGACTCCGGCGTCGGTGTCGACTTCTTCAACTCGATTGAGGAGGTACTGGACAACTTCGTCTCTGGTGCCCCTGTCGAGTTTCTTGGCGACACTGCTTTGATGAGCGCCACCTACAAGACATGCGAAAAGATGCTGGTTGGGGgcgtggtgtgtgtggcggagTGCCAGATGGCACCGGCGCAGCTCATTGAAGCTATGCTTCACACAGCCAAGGCAAACACAGAGCACCCCCGGTTGTTCGATCCGTACCTTCCGCAGTTTGTGGGACTGCTGCTACAGTCCTTGCTCCACCCCGACATCCAGGGAGGtgatgtgcgcgtgcgcatctGGGTCATCGCAGCGCTGATGGACTTCTTCTACTAcgacgctgcagccaccTTCGAGGTCATTGTGCAGGTCAACGCCTACCCCAGCTTTTTCGATGGCCTCCTGTTCTTCTTCCGCGGCTGCATCAACGatggcactgccgctgcagcagcggctggggCTGGCAAGGCCGGGAGGCGCAAAcagaaggtgaagaaggaggacgcagcggaggtggtCGAGAAtctgtcgctgctgacgcgtAAGGTTGCTATTCTTGGTCTGTCCTCGCTGCTTGTGTACGCCACCGACCCGCATCTCGCtacctcgccgccgccgcagcggtcAGACTTCGCTTCTCGTTATCTGGATCCACTAACGCGCGTTGTTCAGTACTGCATTTTCACTAACGAAGAAACCTACGCACCCCGCTGCACGTTGTCGGAGGCGAATCTAGAGAAGATTAAGCTCGGCGTCGAGGACGATATCGAGGACTACGAAGTAAACGACGAGGCGGTACTAGGCGTAGACGGTGGCGATGACACTGTGGGGTCCTACGAGGACGCGTCGGATGACACGGACGCCGACCTGCCGGTAGCGCAGTCCGACCTCGAGCTGGACGAGGGCGACGACTATGAGAGCCCAATTGATGACATCAACGAGGTGGATTTTTTCCTTAACTGGGTGCACATGTTGCCGCAGCTGAGCCCAGCCGCTCAAGCCGCGGCGCATGCCGTGCTCCGACCTGAGAGCGACTACCTGCGTGCTTCCCACACTGCGGGGCGTTATCGGCATCTGTGCAAAGAGCTGGAGGCAGCCCTGAAGAAAGACTTCCAGATGCGTGCGGAGCTGACTGCTTAg
- a CDS encoding hypothetical protein (TriTrypDB/GeneDB-style sysID: LpmP.29.2060) — MHSNSLTDDEGVLGSLSAASADAHVKYEPMTAATNEEETLRHENFHEHDTTVVAEHDEKSVTANASATRLDETQPALLEADNEEAVDEGDDDDDSKNGGDGAYAAEYRSLLFRVAEMEAQEQQRDRQSDFALRMAQREAKLMAEVAAQQQMFLASQALSASCLHSSGSAKTSPNASAESRTLTATSAADASPNAKDIAAAVATDARLACLAHRMEHAQLQYERCTEAVRLLRSHARSMQADAERQEKLKTETAELLGRLHENAGLAGRVMTSTVEESSEEHDCARPLTASPPTRSPPSDMWQKHISDMTTLGGTLAKVHTLFRDPDCRTNMSVVATALTEVGRRCQSLLQELQALTEAEVQTEADLRQRRAHSLEWSLFAANAQQAREMQDLYSPVTIAETRAMGLRKVLLRRRKELQNALTLAILRDAEKAVSSIGYAADASSSASVPQPPSIFFSQPCGVTPEEMKAVTDTCARREGLRDRLCRELLYLKKCARRVLGSAWVSQAEATALTSLAETADVRGDSQMLEAVLEDGLRWASYDGLAHLVVCAASTPKPKDEQDDGHRGDISDVNEDVAGEGKVQDESDGLTSLPHSHPSAPVDLLATRVQVLSLLEALQTRANSLVSLLAENAKHWQRTHDVWVEAEMCASSSEDAWCRTAELLLRRCTDMATVEILSSGARDDDADLHIACASPLLLQEQQLLNSLHASQEAITEAVNAALAQVHHGCAAPLEREKREVALLIRLLQLSDEAGAPECQGGNSRSTDLLVTHTTPALESAMQLLKLADDDAHESDSADPSVATCDAGKERCLAQVHLPQLPRRVDVVQDAISVLSAKWKETLAAETAAIRTKFTEMQVKLDQYAQYSMAEVPSLLEKALAEAKSLQARASECTTRNSQTASLAAQVEQQRKLLTDSTTTERYALTAAVQQARLEVAALQAQVAQLQMHKDLSAAESLHRCEVREAEAVTWKSLLLDHLGQREMMAGDGARDGAIEDGDVSDINQETSAPILETATDMRTRQEERNQEIDGSAAELEVASLKREDEADGPEIMKTDEAGADVGDAEGGDDEKQQFVDESAKDDALNFDGETGEYHTTEEVSENEQGDGQSRNDDNGTEYPVSEEPGCTTVTGTSHSMEAVLQVEVKRQYPLLQSGERKVKRRQRRRRQHPSILGEAILGQAESGQRPPVFESAAGIPFLHQPPPPVLPSEPTTRPVYEDNPFYSGFGFEEE, encoded by the coding sequence ATGCATAGCAACTCCCTCACGGATGACGAAGGGGTGCTCGGCTCCCTGAGCGCCGCATCAGCAGACGCCCATGTGAAGTATGAGCCAATGACTGCAGCGACCAACGAGGAGGAAACGCTACGCCATGAGAACTTCCATGAGCACGATACGACCGTTGTGGCAGAGCATGATGAGAAGTCCGTCACGGCAAATGCATCTGCCACGCGACTCGATGAGACgcagccagcgctgctggaggctgACAATGAAGAGGCTGTAGACGAGggtgacgacgatgatgacaGCAAGAatggtggcgacggtgcaTACGCGGCCGAGTACCGAAGCCTACTGTTTCGTGTGGCGGAAATGGAGGctcaagagcagcagcgcgatcGGCAAAGTGATTTTGCGCTGCGCATGGCACAACGGGAAGCAAAACtgatggcggaggtggcagcacagcagcagatgttTCTGGCGTCACAGGCCCTGAGCGCGTCTTGTCTGCATTCTAGTGGCAGCGCTAAGACCTCCCCCAACGCGAGCGCCGAGTCTAGGACGCTGACGGCTACCTCTGCCGCCGATGCCTCACCGAATGCCAAAGACATCGCGGCTGCTGTAGCGACAGACGCTCGATTAGCATGTTTAGCGCATCGTATGGAGCACGCTCAGCTGCAGTACGAACGCTGCACTGAGGCAGTGAGGTTGCTGCGCTCCCACGCACGATCGATGCAGGCTGATGCGGAGCGTCAGGAGAAACTGAAGACGGAAACTGCGGAGCTCTTGGGTCGCTTACACGAGAACGCAGGGCTAGCTGGCAGGGTGATGACTTCTACTGTGGAAGAATCATCAGAGGAACACGACTGTGCGCGGCCTTTGACGGCTTCCCCACCGACGCGGTCTCCGCCCAGCGACATGTGGCAGAAGCACATAAGCGACATGACCACCCTTGGCGGCACTCTGGCGAAAGTACACACTCTTTTCCGTGATCCGGATTGCCGCACAAACATGTCCGTTGTTGCCACGGCACTTACGGAGGTGGGACGTCGGTGCCAGAGCTTGCTGCAGGAACTGCAGGCTCTAACTGAAGCTGAGGTGCAGACGGAGGCCGatctgcggcagcgccgtgcacATTCACTGGAATGGAGCCTCTTCGCGGCAAACGCACAACAGGCGCGCGAAATGCAAGACTTGTACTCACCTGTGACCATCGCGGAGACGCGGGCGATGGGGCTGCGGAAGGTcttgctgcgccgccggAAGGAGTTACAAAATGCGTTGACACTGGCCATTCTACGTGATGCGGAGAAGGCAGTAAGTAGCATCGGCTATGCCGCCGATGCGTCTTCTTCAGCTTCCGTGCCACAGCCACCCTCTATCTTTTTCTCACAGCCATGCGGGGTGACGCCGGAAGAAATGAAGGCTGTCACAGacacgtgcgcgcggcgCGAAGGGCTGAGGGATCGCTTGTGCCGAGAGCTCCTTTACCTGAAAAAGTGCGCGCGTCGTGTCCTTGGTTCAGCCTGGGTCTCACAAGCTGAGGCTACAGCGCTCACTTCACTGGCGGAGACGGCCGATGTAAGAGGGGACTCGCAGATGCTGGAGGCGGTACTGGAGGATGGACTCCGTTGGGCAAGTTACGACGGCCTGGCGCACCTTGTGGTTTGTGCGGCATCGACACCAAAGCCGAAGGACGAACAGGACGACGGTCACAGGGGCGACATCAGCGACGTAAACGAAGATGTAGCTGGCGAGGGTAAAGTACAGGATGAAAGCGATGGACTCACGTCGTTACCGCACTCTCACCCATCAGCACCTGTGGATTTGCTGGCTACCCGTGTTCAAGTGCTCTCTCTGctagaggcgctgcagacacGCGCCAACTCACTTGTCTCACTTCTCGCCGAAAACGCAAAGCACTGGCAAAGGACCCACGATGTTTGGGTTGAAGCGGAAATGTGTGCCAGTTCGAGCGAGGATGCCTGGTGCCGCACTGCtgagctgctcctgcgccgGTGTACCGATATGGCTACCGTGGAGATCCTGTCGAGTGGCGCACGCGATGACGATGCCGACTTACACATCGcttgcgcctctcccctcttacTGCAGGAACAACAGCTGCTCAACAGTCTTCATGCCTCCCAGGAAGCCATTACCGAGGCGGTAAACGCCGCACTTGCGCAGGTGCACCACGGGTGTGCAGCGCCCCTCGAGCGTGAGAAGCGAGAGGTTGCTCTACTGATCCGACTTCTGCAGCTCTCTGATGAAGCGGGTGCGCCAGAGTGCCAGGGCGGTAACTCGAGAAGCACCGACCTACTCGTAACGCATACCACACCAGCACTGGAAAgtgcgatgcagctgctAAAGCTTGCCGATGATGACGCACATGAAAGTGACAGCGCGGACCCTTCCGTGGCAACGTGTGACGCGGGAAAAGAGCGATGTCTAGCGCAGGTGCACTTGCCACAGTTGCCGCGGCGCGTGGATGTCGTCCAAGATGCCATCAGCGTACTCTCTGCCAAGTGGAAGGAGACCCTTGCCGCCGAAACTGCGGCGATTCGCACGAAATTCACAGAGATGCAGGTGAAACTCGATCAGTATGCGCAGTACTCTATGGCAGAGGTCCCATCACTGCTCGAGAAGGCGCTCGCGGAGGCCAAGTCGTTGCAGGCGCGTGCGTCCGAATGCACCACACGCAATAGCCAGactgcttctcttgctgccCAAGTCGAGCAGCAACGAAAGTTACTGACTGACAGCACGACAACAGAGCGGTACGCGCTgactgctgcggtgcaaCAAGCGCGGTTAGAGGTGGCAGCCCTGCAAGCACAGGTGGCGCAGCTACAGATGCACAAAGACCTCTCTGCAGCTGAGTCGCTCCACCGTTGCGAGGTAAGGGAGGCTGAAGCGGTTACGTGGAAATCCCTCCTACTGGATCATCTGGGGCAGCGCGAAATGATGGCTGGAGACGGTGCCAGAGATGGCGCAATCGAGGATGGCGACGTCTCTGACATAAATCAAGAGACCTCCGCCCCCATTCTCGAAACGGCGACAGACATGAGGACaaggcaggaggagaggaatCAGGAAATTGACGGCAGTGCAGCCGAGTTGGAGGTCGCATCACTGAAGCGAGAAGACGAAGCCGATGGGCCAGAGATCATGAAGACGGATGAAGCGGGGGCAGACGTAGGTGACGCTGAAGGTGGTGATGACGAGAAGCAGCAGTTTGTTGATGAGTCGGCGAAAGATGACGCACTCAACTTCGACGGCGAAACAGGCGAGTACCACACCACCGAGGAGGTCTCCGAGAACGAGCAAGGCGATGGCCAATCAAGAAACGACGACAACGGTACAGAATACCCTGTAAGCGAGGAGCCAGGTTGCACTACCGTGACGGGTACCAGCCACTCAATGGAAGCGGTGCTGCAAGTGGAAGTGAAAAGGCAATATCCTCTGCTGCAAAGTGGAGAACGTAAAGTGAAGCGACggcagagacggcggcgacagcacccCAGTATCCTTGGCGAGGCCATCCTCGGACAAGCTGAGTCGGGGCAGCGACCGCCGGTATTTGAGAGTGCAGCCGGCATCCCTTTCCTGCATcagccgcctccgccagtACTCCCGTCCGAACCGACAACCCGACCGGTTTACGAGGACAACCCGTTCTACTCAGGTTTTGGTTTTGAGGAAGAGTAG
- a CDS encoding hypothetical protein (TriTrypDB/GeneDB-style sysID: LpmP.29.2070): MGGALCTRQAHASNDRALFVTPQSAIRNSENLLSDAMQERTRVTAAKPLDTLSVSQPPTLQYVKTSWATHSVRSHEDTTVHRSSASNGPHSTLHHGAQPLLSSSLLSNQLSTQTPSHGASKVMAAAPAKAMPRSASPIPEMEASLSSSRSLFSLYSADSCSDELPLPPLQPAPPLQAAETRAMASATLTETPNTTAQYPSATSNAPFMKKSILSNAAALPKALPVTPMPAMRNLVPENDSRNNGCTVTSSHDKTPEIDSAQAAPRALLTWPSNEAAAAAAHAVSSALLEVSFDSRALAVSNETTFSEIQRIANRLRELQDERQVLGEALQVCGLPSPSASADNSVVRTQPSVSEVSKVTSEALPVAPTALLESSQRSFESLSSESVLASRQFYDETAKFLNSIREIHEAGKTGQGGCVWFRCGAAPPSTNSPSGGGCGEVETPSDAVTRTSPPPAVEAASFSGTQRDDAPVSGAVSDLRLLISLRRRSRTSTCVRWLPFEVSESDLRTGSVITPVCSCGDQAANAFAYDTGATHSSEHFPVKGVDLVTASLQHVPERGASSVTTPSVVGNSPLPSGVSFTGLSSPLGQDAEKESTAILNDSQGPLSSSAGITTSTSAHSISSDNLSLCPVHAAHRPVSILISKKRRRSASSISFSLAQKPPLKPLQVAVPTTATTELPTPKLASALLPPFDLQHPANDRPTSESGRRPIINSGVPHRKQLAKRALEDNKLFFEILSRQRSLS, from the coding sequence ATGGGAGGCGCGCTGTGCACGCGCCAGGCTCACGCGAGCAATGACCGTGCTCTGTTCGTTACCCCTCAGTCTGCCATTCGAAACTCAGAGAATTTATTAAGTGACGCTATGCAGGAACGAACGCGAGTCACCGCCGCTAAGCCTTTGGACACCCTTTCTGTGTCACAGCCACCGACGCTGCAGTATGTAAAGACATCTTGGGCGACGCATAGCGTGAGGTCGCATGAGGACACCACGGTGCACAGGAGTTCTGCTAGTAATGGCCCGCACTCTACACTGCACCATGGTGCGCAGCCCCTGCTTTCTTCATCCCTCTTGTCCAATCAGTTGTCAACGCAAACGCCGTCGCACGGGGCGTCGAAGGTAATGGCGGCAGCCCCAGCAAAGGCGATGCCACGTTCTGCATCCCCAATACCGGAGATGGAGGCGTCCTTGAGTAGCTCGCGTagcctcttctccctgtaCTCCGCTGATAGCTGCTCGGATGAGTTGCCGCTACCGCCCCTGCAgcccgcaccgcctctgcaaGCCGCAGAAACCAGAGCGATGGCGTCAGCAACGCTCACGGAAACACCCAACACTACTGCACAGTACCCCAGCGCCACTTCGAACGCGCCATTCATGAAAAAGAGCATTTTGTCGAACGCTGCCGCCCTGCCCAAGGCGCTGCCCGTCACACCGATGCCCGCGATGAGGAACCTCGTGCCAGAGAACGACAGCAGGAACAACGGCTGCACCGTGACCAGCAGCCACGACAAGACGCCAGAAATCGATTCTGCGCAGGCGGCTCCCAGAGCCCTTTTGACTTGGCCTTCAAAtgaggcagccgcagctgcggcacacgCCGTCTCGAGTGCCTTGCTTGAAGTCAGCTTTGATTCACGTGCTTTAGCCGTCAGCAATGAAACCACCTTTTCGGAAATACAGCGCATAGCCAACCGACTGCGGGAGTTGCAGGACGAGCGCCAGGTGCTAGGTGAAGCTCTACAGGTGTGCGGTCTTCCATCCCCAAGTGCCAGTGCCGACAATAGCGTCGTAAGAACGCAACCCAGTGTTTCAGAAGTCTCAAAAGTCACCAGTGAAGCCCTGCCAGTTGCACCCACGGCACTCCTCGAGTCGTCACAGAGATCGTTTGAGTCCTTGTCGTCAGAGAGCGTGCTCGCATCCAGGCAGTTCTACGATGAAACAGCCAAGTTCTTGAACAGCATTCGAGAAATACACGAGGCGGGTAAAACTGGGCAGGGTGGCTGCGTGTGGTTTCGCTGTGGGGCCGCACCGCCAAGCACGAACAGCCccagcggtggtgggtgTGGTGAGGTAGAGACACCGAGTGATGCTGTGACGCGTACGTCGCCTCCACCAGCCGTGGAAGCAGCATCGTTTTCCGGGACCCAGCGTGATGATGCGCCAGTCAGTGGGGCTGTCAGTGACTTGCGTCTCCTCATTTCGTTGCGTCGGCGTTCTCGCACATCAACATGCGTGCGCTGGTTGCCGTTCGAGGTAAGCGAATCGGACTTGCGAACGGGATCTGTGATAACACCAGTGTGCTCTTGCGGCGACCAGGCCGCAAATGCGTTCGCCTACGATACTGGTGCTACACACAGTTCTGAGCACTTTCCTGTGAAGGGCGTGGACCTCGTCACGGCAAGCTTGCAGCACGTCCCCGAGCGGGGGGCATCGTCTGTGACCACTCCGTCTGTTGTCGGCAATTCGCCACTGCCATCAGGCGTCTCCTTCACcggcctctcctctccgctcGGCCAGGATGCCGAGAAGGAGAGCACAGCTATCCTCAACGACTCCCAAGGACCCCTCAGCTCCAGCGCCGGCATTACCACATCCACCTCTGCGCACTCCATCTCGAGTGacaatctctctctctgtcccgTTCATGCTGCACATCGCCCTGTCAGTATTCTCATCTCCAAAaaaaggaggcgaagcgcaagctccatttccttttccttgGCGCAGAAACCGCCGCTGAAGCCACTGCAGGTCGCTGTGCCAACGACCGCTACGACTGAGTTGCCCACACCCAAGCTTGCTTCAGCACTTCTACCACCCTTTGACCTACAGCACCCAGCGAATGACAGACCTACGAGTGAGTCGGGACGGCGGCCAATTATCAATTCTGGTGTGCCGCACCGCAAGCAACTCGCCAAACGAGCGCTGGAAGACAACAAACTGTTCTTTGAAATACTGTCGCGACAGAGAAGCTTATCTtaa